A genome region from Methylobacterium sp. FF17 includes the following:
- a CDS encoding DUF1656 domain-containing protein, whose product MTGELDLYGVFVPSLAAWMLIAFVISLPLRRVLAWTGFYRFVWHRPLFDLALYVVLLGVVVSVAVPLTS is encoded by the coding sequence ATGACGGGTGAACTCGACCTCTACGGCGTCTTCGTGCCGAGCCTGGCGGCCTGGATGCTGATCGCCTTCGTCATCAGCCTTCCCCTGCGGCGGGTGCTGGCCTGGACCGGCTTTTACCGCTTCGTCTGGCACCGGCCGCTGTTCGACCTCGCCCTCTACGTCGTGCTCCTTGGCGTCGTCGTCTCGGTCGCGGTCCCTCTCACTTCCTGA
- a CDS encoding efflux RND transporter periplasmic adaptor subunit, producing MPRLLALSFRLLVTLGMAAAAIVVGLALWDYYMEAPWTRDGRVRADVVGVAPDVSGLVTEVMVEDNQVVKRGDVLFRIDPERFTLALRQAEAMVEGKKATATQAAADYARYLKLSDAAASQQRVEAAQAADLEAKAAYGQATADRDLAKLNLERSAVKASVNGRITNMELRPGTYVTTGRGVMALIDGDTLRVEGYFEETKLPRIHVGDRASIRLMGEAGMLTGHVESFAGGIEDRERTAGSNLLASVNPTFAWVRLAQRIPVRIKLDAVADEVRLVSGRTATVAVEPKGETPRLDMFGFWRRATSPPSPPGNGR from the coding sequence ATGCCTCGATTGCTCGCACTCTCGTTCCGCCTTCTCGTCACCCTCGGCATGGCTGCCGCCGCCATCGTCGTCGGGCTGGCGCTTTGGGACTACTACATGGAGGCGCCTTGGACCCGGGACGGGCGGGTGCGCGCCGACGTGGTCGGCGTCGCTCCCGACGTATCCGGCCTCGTCACCGAGGTCATGGTCGAGGACAACCAGGTGGTGAAGCGGGGAGACGTGCTGTTCCGCATCGATCCGGAGCGCTTCACCCTCGCGCTTCGCCAAGCAGAAGCGATGGTCGAGGGCAAGAAGGCTACCGCTACGCAGGCCGCCGCCGACTACGCCCGCTACCTCAAGCTGAGCGACGCGGCGGCATCCCAGCAGAGGGTCGAGGCCGCACAGGCCGCCGACCTGGAGGCCAAGGCCGCTTACGGCCAGGCTACGGCAGACCGTGACCTGGCCAAGCTAAACCTCGAACGTTCCGCAGTGAAAGCCTCGGTCAACGGACGGATCACCAACATGGAGCTGCGGCCAGGCACCTATGTCACGACGGGCCGCGGCGTGATGGCCCTGATCGACGGCGACACCTTGCGGGTCGAGGGGTACTTCGAGGAGACCAAGCTGCCGCGCATCCACGTGGGCGACCGGGCCAGCATCAGGCTAATGGGCGAGGCAGGGATGCTGACTGGCCACGTCGAGAGCTTCGCGGGCGGCATCGAGGACCGCGAGCGAACCGCCGGCTCCAACCTGCTGGCCAGCGTCAACCCGACCTTCGCCTGGGTGCGCCTGGCGCAGCGCATTCCCGTCCGGATCAAGCTGGACGCTGTCGCCGACGAGGTCCGGCTCGTTTCCGGTCGCACGGCGACCGTTGCGGTGGAGCCCAAGGGCGAGACGCCGCGGTTAGACATGTTCGGATTCTGGCGAAGGGCAACGTCTCCCCCATCCCCACCCGGAAACGGACGCTGA